The nucleotide sequence TACATAATAATAACCGGAGTAAGAATGTTCTTGGGTGAAATAGTTCCAGCATTTGTTGGAATATCAGAAAAACTTATACCAAATGCAAAACCTGCATTAGACTGTCCAGTTGTTTTCCCATATGCACCTACAGCAACTGTAATAGGATTTATCTCGGCTTATATTGGTGGATTACTATGTATGGTTATATTTGCTGCAATGGGAGTAACTGTAATAATACCAGTTGCAATACCTTATTTTTTTATAGGAGCTACTGCTGGAGTATTTGGTAATGCCACTGGTGGATGGAAAGGTGCTATAGCAGGCGGATTTGTAACTGGAATATTAATAGCTGTTGGTCCTGCATTATTATATCCAATAATGGGTAAGATAGGACTTTCAGGTACAACATTCCCTGAAACAGATTTTGTTGCTGTTGGACTTGTTGTGTACTATTTAGGAAAATTATTCGTAAGATAAAAATTTAATCGGAGGTCATTTTTGTGAAGTCTAATACTATAAACATAGAAGAATTAAAGAACAAATCTAAATTATACAGAAAAACTATAATAGAGATGATTTATAAAGCAAAAGTTGGTCATCCAGGTGGCTCTTTATCTTGTATAGATATACTAAATGTACTATACAACACAAGAATTGATAGATCAGAAGAAAACAAAGATAGACTTATACTTTCTAAAGGCCATGTAACTCCTGCATTATTCAGTGTTTTTATGGATTTGGGATATATAGAAAAATCTGAAATAAATACATTCAGACAAATAAACTCAAGGCTTCAAGGCCATCCTGATAGAAATAAAATTAAAGAAATAGATGCCAATACGGGGTTATTAGGCCAAGGTCTTTCAATAGGAGTGGGAGCTGCACTTGCAAAGAAATTAAAAAATGATAATGATCATAATGTATATGTAATAATAGGTGATGGTGAAATGCATGAAGGTCAAATATGGGAAGCTCTTATGGAAGGAGCACATTATAAATTAAACAATTTAATAGTATTTCTTGACTATAATAAACTTTCATCTAAAGGAAATTGTAATGAAGTCATGAATCTTGAACCAATACATGATAGAATCAAAAGTTTTAATTGGCATATAGAAGAAATAAATGGAAATGATATCGAGGAAATCTTACAAGTACTTGAAAAAATAGATTCAATAACAGATAAACCTAAGTTTATAATTGCAAATACGATAAAAGGAAAAGGTGTAAGTTTCATGGAAAATAATCCTAAATGGCATAGTGGTGGATTAAACGATGAACAATATAAAAAAGCTATAGAAGAATTAAATTAAAGAGGTGTTTTTATGAATTATAAACTTGTTTCAACAAGAGATTATATAGGAAAAGTACTTATTGAAATGCAAAAAAAACATAAAAATTTAGTAGTAATAGATAGTGATTTAGCTTCATCTGTAAAATCGAATGAATTTGCTGAAGTTTATCCAAATAATTTTTTTGAAATGGGAATAGCTGAACAAAGTAGTATGAGTTCTGTATGTGGCTTTGCCATGGAAGGATTTATACCTATTTATGTGAATTTTTCAATTTTTGTAACTGGAACCGTTTGGACTCAATTAAGACAAGCATGCTATTCAAATTTTAATTTCAAAATAATTGGAAGTCATCCTGGAATGGATAATGGTCCTGATGGTGCAACTCATCATGCGCTTGAAGATATTGCCTTATCAAGAGTAATTCCTAATATGACAGTATTCACTCCATCAGATATGAATGAATTAAAAGCATGTGTAGAAGAAGCATTAAAGATAAACGGTCCTGTTTATATAAGAACTCCAAGAGATACAGTTCCAATATTACATGATGAAAATTGTTCTTTTCACACTGGTAAAGCTGAAATCTTAGAAGATGATGGAAATGATATAGCTATAATATTCGAAGGAAGTTCTTCCAAAGAAGCTTATGAAGGATTTTTATCTTTAAAAGAATTGGGTTATAAAAACAAATTAATAAATATAAGAAGTATAAAACCTATAGATTCAGAATTAATAAATAAACTTTCTTCAAGAGTAAAAGGAATAGTAACAGTAGAAAATCATAATGTAAGTGGAGGATTAAATGGAGTTATTTCAGAAGAAATCGTAAAGTCTAAAAACAATATCATTGTAAAATGTGTTGGTGTAAATAATACTTTTACAGAATCAGGAAAAACATCTGATGTAAAAAAGAAATATGGTCTTTCAAGTGAAAAAGTAGTGGAAAAGGCTTTAGAAATTATCAAAGGATTATGATGTCTGGAAAACATTATTTGGAGGCGGTATTTTTGAATGAAATAATTCCACTACAAAATATAAAAACAAATATAAATGCTGAAAATTGGGAACAAGCTGTAAGAATTTCAGGTGAACTTCTTTTAAAAAATAAAAGTATAAAAGAAAATTATATTTTAAAAATGATTGAAAATGTAAAAAAATATGGACCATATATAGTTATATCACCTGGAATTGCTTTGGCTCACGCCGAATCTTCTGATGATGTTCTCAAAAATGATATTTCTATGATCATATTAAAAAATGGTGTCAAATTTGGAAATAAAGCAAATGATCCTGTAAAAATAATAATATCATTCTCGGCTAAAGAAAGTAAATCTCATTTAAAAATTCTTTCAAAATTATCTGAAATAATGGATAATAAAGATTTTTACAAAAAGATAACTAATATAAATAAATCGGAAGAAATTTATACTTTCATAAACAAATAGGAGAATAAGAGGATTTATATCCTCTATTCTTCTTTCATCAAATTAAATGTGAGGTTTTTTATATGAATATAAAAACAAGAATTATAGATATAATGATTTTTCTTCATGATTTAAAAACACCTATAACAATAGCTGAAATATCAAAAAAATTTAATGTGAGTAAAAGAACTATA is from Oceanotoga teriensis and encodes:
- a CDS encoding transketolase family protein; protein product: MNYKLVSTRDYIGKVLIEMQKKHKNLVVIDSDLASSVKSNEFAEVYPNNFFEMGIAEQSSMSSVCGFAMEGFIPIYVNFSIFVTGTVWTQLRQACYSNFNFKIIGSHPGMDNGPDGATHHALEDIALSRVIPNMTVFTPSDMNELKACVEEALKINGPVYIRTPRDTVPILHDENCSFHTGKAEILEDDGNDIAIIFEGSSSKEAYEGFLSLKELGYKNKLINIRSIKPIDSELINKLSSRVKGIVTVENHNVSGGLNGVISEEIVKSKNNIIVKCVGVNNTFTESGKTSDVKKKYGLSSEKVVEKALEIIKGL
- a CDS encoding transketolase, whose amino-acid sequence is MNIEELKNKSKLYRKTIIEMIYKAKVGHPGGSLSCIDILNVLYNTRIDRSEENKDRLILSKGHVTPALFSVFMDLGYIEKSEINTFRQINSRLQGHPDRNKIKEIDANTGLLGQGLSIGVGAALAKKLKNDNDHNVYVIIGDGEMHEGQIWEALMEGAHYKLNNLIVFLDYNKLSSKGNCNEVMNLEPIHDRIKSFNWHIEEINGNDIEEILQVLEKIDSITDKPKFIIANTIKGKGVSFMENNPKWHSGGLNDEQYKKAIEELN
- a CDS encoding PTS sugar transporter subunit IIA; amino-acid sequence: MNEIIPLQNIKTNINAENWEQAVRISGELLLKNKSIKENYILKMIENVKKYGPYIVISPGIALAHAESSDDVLKNDISMIILKNGVKFGNKANDPVKIIISFSAKESKSHLKILSKLSEIMDNKDFYKKITNINKSEEIYTFINK